Proteins encoded together in one Canis aureus isolate CA01 chromosome 21, VMU_Caureus_v.1.0, whole genome shotgun sequence window:
- the MYRF gene encoding myelin regulatory factor isoform X14: MEVVDETEALQRFFEGHDINGALEPSNIDTSILEEYISKEDASDLCFPDISAPASAASYPHGPPAIPGSSGGHHLSPPGGGPSPGRHGSLPAPSYSTPLNCNNNAMSGAPKPFLGASGPPIKAEPKAPYAPGTLPDSPPDSGSEAYSPQQVNDPHLLRTITPETLCHVGVPSRLEHPPPPPAHLPGPPPPPPHYPVLQRDLYMKAEPPMPPYAAMGQGLVPSDLHHTQQSQMLHQLLQQHGAELPTHPSKKRKHSESPPNTLNTQMLNGMIKQEPGTTTSLPPHPARAPSPPWPPQGPLSPGPSSLPLSIARVQTPPWHPPGAPSPGLLQDNDSLSGSYLDPNYQSIKWQPHQQNKWATLYDANYKELPMLTYRVDADKGFNFSVGDDAFVCQKKNHFQVTVYIGMLGEPKYVKTPEGLKPLDCFYLKLHGVKLEALNQSINIEQSQSDRSKRPFNPVTVNLPPEQVTKVTVGRLHFSETTANNMRKKGKPNPDQRYFMLVVALQAHAQNQNYTLAAQISERIIVRASNPGQFESDSDVLWQRAQVPDTVFHHGRVGINTDRPDEALVVHGNVKVMGSLMHPSDLRAKEHVQEVDTTEQLKRISRMRLVHYRYKPEFAATAGIEATAPETGVIAQEVKEILPEAVKDTGDMVFANGQTVENFLVVNKERIFMENVGAVKELCKLTDNLETRIDELERWSHRLAKLRRLDSLKSTGSSGAFSHAGSQFSRAGSVPHKKRPPKVASKSSSVVPDQACINQRFLQGTIIALVVVMAFSVVSMSTLYVLSLRTEEDLVETDGSFAVSTSCLLALLRPQLAGGSEALCPCRLSQSFGTTQLRQSPVTTGLPGTQPSLLLVTTGLTRSAPGPVVPTLDLCSSHPCPVVCCSLSTPSLTTAPSLGPSFNPGRGLNPSPSPSGNRSGPSQMALLPVTNIKAKSWSLSANGIGHSKHPKSSEPLASPAVPFSGGQGKAKNSPSLSLHGRTRRGASQPGPSPAQPTQARGQPVSLLADPVPSLTSIQVLETSMPITSQYCAPGDACRPGNFTYHIPVSSSTPLHLSLTLQMKGVKTMWKRWTGKGCLRPD, translated from the exons ATGGAGGTGGTGGACGAGACGGAGGCGCTGCAGCGCTTCTTCGAAG GCCACGACATCAACGGTGCCCTGGAGCCCTCCAACATAGACACCAGCATCCTGGAGGAGTACATCAGCAAGGAGGATGCCTCTGACCT CTGCTTCCCTGACATCTCTGCTCCAGCCAGTGCAGCCTCCTACCCCCACGGgcctccagccatcccaggctccaGCGGGGGCCACCACCTGAGCCCCCCTGGGGGTGGACCCTCCCCAGGGCGCCATGGCTCCCTCCCAGCCCCAAGCTACAGCACCCCGCTCAACTGCAACAATAATGCTATGAGTGGCGCTCCTAAGCCCTTCCTGGGGGCCTCTGGGCCCCCCATCAAGGCAGAGCCCAAGGCTCCCTATGCCCCAGG CACGCTGCCGGATTCTCCCCCAGACTCGGGCTCCGAGGCCTACTCCCCCCAGCAGGTGAATG ACCCCCATCTCCTGCGCACCATAACCCCCGAGACCCTGTGCCACGTGGGAGTGCCCTCCCGCCTAGAGCACCCGCCTCCACCTCCGGCCCACCTGCCgggccccccaccacccccgcctCACTACCCCGTCCTGCAGCGGGACCTGTACATGAAGGCCGAGCCCCCGATGCCCCCCTATGCCGCCATGGGGCAGGGGCTCGTGCCCAGCGATCTCCACCATACGCAGCAGTCCCAGATGCTACACCAGCTGCTACAGCAGCACGGAGCTGA gctccccacaCACCCCTCCAAGAAGAGGAAGCACTCCGAATCACCTCCCAACACCCTCAATACCCAGATGCTGAATGGAATGATCAAACAGGAGCCCGGGACCACCACGAGCCTGCCCCCACACCCAGCTCGCGCCCCATCACCCCCCTGGCCTCCCCAGGGCCCACTGTCACCTGGCCCCAGCTCCTTGCCCCTCAGCATCGCCCGGGTCCAGACGCCACCTTGGCAcccgccaggtgccccctcacCAG GTCTCCTGCAGGACAATGACAGCCTCAGCGGCTCCTACCTGGACCCCAACTATCAGTCCATCAAGTGGCAACCGCATCAGCAGAACAAGTGGGCCACGCTGTACGATGCAAACTACAAAGAGCT GCCAATGCTCACTTACCGTGTGGACGCTGACAAGGGCTTCAACTTCTCGGTGGGCGACGACGCCTTCGTGTGCCAGAAGAAAAACCACTTCCAGGTGACAGTGTACATCGGGATGCTGGGTGAGCCCAAGTATGTCAAGACACCTGAAGGCCTCAAGCCTCTTGACTGCTTCTACCTGAAACTGCATGGAGTGAAG ctgGAGGCCCTGAACCAGTCCATCAACATTGAACAGTCGCAGTCTGACCGGAGCAAGCGGCCCTTTAATCCGGTCAC GGTCAATCTGCCCCCTGAGCAGGTCACGAAGGTGACCGTGGGGCGCTTGCACTTCAGCGAGACCACTGCCAACAACATGCGCAAGAAGGGCAAACCCAACCCTGACCAGAG GTACTTCATGCTGGTGGTGGCCCTCCAGGCCCACGCACAGAACCAGAACTACACGCTGGCTGCCCAGATCTCAGAGCGCATCATCGTGAGG GCCTCCAACCCAGGCCAGTTTGAGAGTGACAGCGACGTGCTGTGGCAGCGGGCGCAGGTGCCTGACACCGTCTTCCACCATGGCCGCGTGGGCATCAACACGGACCGGCCCGATGAGGCGCTGGTGGTGCACGGCAACGTCAAGGTCATGGGCTCGCTCATGCACCCCTCGGATCTGCGGGCCAAGGAGCACGTGCAGGAG GTGGACACCACGGAGCAGCTGAAGAGGATCTCGCGCATGCGGCTGGTGCACTACAGATACAAGCCGGAGTTTGCAGCCACCGCAGGCATCGAGGCCACGGCGCCAGAGACAG GTGTCATCGCGCAGGAAGTGAAGGAGATCCTGCCTGAAGCCGTGAAGGACACTGGAGACATGGTCTTTGCCAATGGACAAACCGTAGAGAATTTCTTGGTGGTGAACAAG GAGCGCATCTTTATGGAGAACGTGGGTGCCGTGAAGGAGCTGTGCAAGCTGACGGACAACCTGGAGACGCGCATCGATGAGCTGGAGCGCTGGAGCCACAGGCTGGCCAAACTGCGGCGGCTGGACAGCCTCAAGTCCACCGGCAGCTCGGGCGCCTTCAG ccatgcagggagccagttCAGCCGGGCGGGCAGTGTGCCCCACAAGAAGAGGCCCCCCAAGGTGGCCAGCAAG TCATCCTCTGTGGTCCCAGACCAGGCCTGCATCAACCAGCGCTTCCTACAGGGAACCATTATTGCCCTGGTAGTGGTCATGGCCTTCAG CGTGGTGTCCATGTCGACACTGTATGTGCTGAGCCTGCGCACCGAGGAGGACCTGGTAGAAACTGATGG CTCTTTTGCCGTGTCCACTTCCTGCCTTCTGGCCCTGCTCCGGCCCCAGCTCGCTGGGGGGAGTGAGGCCCTGTGCCCATG CAGGTTAAGCCAGAGCTTTGGGACCACTCAGCTCCGACAGTCCCCTGTGACCACCGGGCTGCCAGGCACACAGCCCTCTTTGCTGCTGG TTACCACTGGCCTGACCCGCTCAGCACCAGGTCCGGTCGTCCCCACCTTGGACCTGTGCTCCAGCCACCCCTGCCCGGTTGTCTGCTGCTCGTTGTCTACCCCCAGCCTGACCACTGCCCCTAGTCTTGGCCCCAGCTTTAACCCTGGCCGTGGCCTCAACCCCAGTCCCAGTCCCTCCGGCAACCGCTCAG GCCCCAGCCAGATGGCCCTGCTGCCAGTCACAAACATCAAAGCCAAATCCTGGAGCCTATCAGCCAATGGCATTGGCCACTCCAAACATCCAAAGAGCTCAGAGCCTCTGGCCAGCCCTGCAGTCCCCTTCTCTGGAGGGCAGGGCAAAGCCAAGAACAGCCCCAGCCTTAGTCTCCATGGTCGGACCCGCCGAGGGGCCTCCCAGCCTGGCCCGAGCCCTGCTCAGCCAACTCAGGCCCGGGGCCAGCCAG TCTCTCTCCTTGCAGACCCAGTGCCCTCCCTGACCTCCATCCAGGTGCTGGAGACTTCGATGCCCATCACTTCCCAGTACTGCGCTCCAGGAGATGCCTGCAG GCCTGGAAACTTCACCTACCACATCCCTGTCAGCAGCAGCACCCCACTGCACCTCAGCCTGACTCTGCAGATGAA GGGTGTGAAGACCATGTGGAAACGGTGGACAGGGAAGGGCTGTCTAAGGCCTGACTAG
- the MYRF gene encoding myelin regulatory factor isoform X8, whose protein sequence is MEVVDETEALQRFFEGHDINGALEPSNIDTSILEEYISKEDASDLCFPDISAPASAASYPHGPPAIPGSSGGHHLSPPGGGPSPGRHGSLPAPSYSTPLNCNNNAMSGAPKPFLGASGPPIKAEPKAPYAPGTLPDSPPDSGSEAYSPQQVNDPHLLRTITPETLCHVGVPSRLEHPPPPPAHLPGPPPPPPHYPVLQRDLYMKAEPPMPPYAAMGQGLVPSDLHHTQQSQMLHQLLQQHGAELPTHPSKKRKHSESPPNTLNTQMLNGMIKQEPGTTTSLPPHPARAPSPPWPPQGPLSPGPSSLPLSIARVQTPPWHPPGAPSPGLLQDNDSLSGSYLDPNYQSIKWQPHQQNKWATLYDANYKELPMLTYRVDADKGFNFSVGDDAFVCQKKNHFQVTVYIGMLGEPKYVKTPEGLKPLDCFYLKLHGVKLEALNQSINIEQSQSDRSKRPFNPVTVNLPPEQVTKVTVGRLHFSETTANNMRKKGKPNPDQRYFMLVVALQAHAQNQNYTLAAQISERIIVRASNPGQFESDSDVLWQRAQVPDTVFHHGRVGINTDRPDEALVVHGNVKVMGSLMHPSDLRAKEHVQEVDTTEQLKRISRMRLVHYRYKPEFAATAGIEATAPETGVIAQEVKEILPEAVKDTGDMVFANGQTVENFLVVNKERIFMENVGAVKELCKLTDNLETRIDELERWSHRLAKLRRLDSLKSTGSSGAFSHAGSQFSRAGSVPHKKRPPKVASKSSSVVPDQACINQRFLQGTIIALVVVMAFSVVSMSTLYVLSLRTEEDLVETDGSFAVSTSCLLALLRPQLAGGSEALCPCRLSQSFGTTQLRQSPVTTGLPGTQPSLLLVTTGLTRSAPGPVVPTLDLCSSHPCPVVCCSLSTPSLTTAPSLGPSFNPGRGLNPSPSPSGNRSGPSQMALLPVTNIKAKSWSLSANGIGHSKHPKSSEPLASPAVPFSGGQGKAKNSPSLSLHGRTRRGASQPGPSPAQPTQARGQPDPVPSLTSIQVLETSMPITSQYCAPGDACRPGNFTYHIPVSSSTPLHLSLTLQMNSSFPVSVVLCSLTSKEEPCEEGGFPQSLHTYQDTQGTSHQWPITILSFREFTYHFRVALLDQANCSAEAPIRPATDYYFHFYRLCD, encoded by the exons ATGGAGGTGGTGGACGAGACGGAGGCGCTGCAGCGCTTCTTCGAAG GCCACGACATCAACGGTGCCCTGGAGCCCTCCAACATAGACACCAGCATCCTGGAGGAGTACATCAGCAAGGAGGATGCCTCTGACCT CTGCTTCCCTGACATCTCTGCTCCAGCCAGTGCAGCCTCCTACCCCCACGGgcctccagccatcccaggctccaGCGGGGGCCACCACCTGAGCCCCCCTGGGGGTGGACCCTCCCCAGGGCGCCATGGCTCCCTCCCAGCCCCAAGCTACAGCACCCCGCTCAACTGCAACAATAATGCTATGAGTGGCGCTCCTAAGCCCTTCCTGGGGGCCTCTGGGCCCCCCATCAAGGCAGAGCCCAAGGCTCCCTATGCCCCAGG CACGCTGCCGGATTCTCCCCCAGACTCGGGCTCCGAGGCCTACTCCCCCCAGCAGGTGAATG ACCCCCATCTCCTGCGCACCATAACCCCCGAGACCCTGTGCCACGTGGGAGTGCCCTCCCGCCTAGAGCACCCGCCTCCACCTCCGGCCCACCTGCCgggccccccaccacccccgcctCACTACCCCGTCCTGCAGCGGGACCTGTACATGAAGGCCGAGCCCCCGATGCCCCCCTATGCCGCCATGGGGCAGGGGCTCGTGCCCAGCGATCTCCACCATACGCAGCAGTCCCAGATGCTACACCAGCTGCTACAGCAGCACGGAGCTGA gctccccacaCACCCCTCCAAGAAGAGGAAGCACTCCGAATCACCTCCCAACACCCTCAATACCCAGATGCTGAATGGAATGATCAAACAGGAGCCCGGGACCACCACGAGCCTGCCCCCACACCCAGCTCGCGCCCCATCACCCCCCTGGCCTCCCCAGGGCCCACTGTCACCTGGCCCCAGCTCCTTGCCCCTCAGCATCGCCCGGGTCCAGACGCCACCTTGGCAcccgccaggtgccccctcacCAG GTCTCCTGCAGGACAATGACAGCCTCAGCGGCTCCTACCTGGACCCCAACTATCAGTCCATCAAGTGGCAACCGCATCAGCAGAACAAGTGGGCCACGCTGTACGATGCAAACTACAAAGAGCT GCCAATGCTCACTTACCGTGTGGACGCTGACAAGGGCTTCAACTTCTCGGTGGGCGACGACGCCTTCGTGTGCCAGAAGAAAAACCACTTCCAGGTGACAGTGTACATCGGGATGCTGGGTGAGCCCAAGTATGTCAAGACACCTGAAGGCCTCAAGCCTCTTGACTGCTTCTACCTGAAACTGCATGGAGTGAAG ctgGAGGCCCTGAACCAGTCCATCAACATTGAACAGTCGCAGTCTGACCGGAGCAAGCGGCCCTTTAATCCGGTCAC GGTCAATCTGCCCCCTGAGCAGGTCACGAAGGTGACCGTGGGGCGCTTGCACTTCAGCGAGACCACTGCCAACAACATGCGCAAGAAGGGCAAACCCAACCCTGACCAGAG GTACTTCATGCTGGTGGTGGCCCTCCAGGCCCACGCACAGAACCAGAACTACACGCTGGCTGCCCAGATCTCAGAGCGCATCATCGTGAGG GCCTCCAACCCAGGCCAGTTTGAGAGTGACAGCGACGTGCTGTGGCAGCGGGCGCAGGTGCCTGACACCGTCTTCCACCATGGCCGCGTGGGCATCAACACGGACCGGCCCGATGAGGCGCTGGTGGTGCACGGCAACGTCAAGGTCATGGGCTCGCTCATGCACCCCTCGGATCTGCGGGCCAAGGAGCACGTGCAGGAG GTGGACACCACGGAGCAGCTGAAGAGGATCTCGCGCATGCGGCTGGTGCACTACAGATACAAGCCGGAGTTTGCAGCCACCGCAGGCATCGAGGCCACGGCGCCAGAGACAG GTGTCATCGCGCAGGAAGTGAAGGAGATCCTGCCTGAAGCCGTGAAGGACACTGGAGACATGGTCTTTGCCAATGGACAAACCGTAGAGAATTTCTTGGTGGTGAACAAG GAGCGCATCTTTATGGAGAACGTGGGTGCCGTGAAGGAGCTGTGCAAGCTGACGGACAACCTGGAGACGCGCATCGATGAGCTGGAGCGCTGGAGCCACAGGCTGGCCAAACTGCGGCGGCTGGACAGCCTCAAGTCCACCGGCAGCTCGGGCGCCTTCAG ccatgcagggagccagttCAGCCGGGCGGGCAGTGTGCCCCACAAGAAGAGGCCCCCCAAGGTGGCCAGCAAG TCATCCTCTGTGGTCCCAGACCAGGCCTGCATCAACCAGCGCTTCCTACAGGGAACCATTATTGCCCTGGTAGTGGTCATGGCCTTCAG CGTGGTGTCCATGTCGACACTGTATGTGCTGAGCCTGCGCACCGAGGAGGACCTGGTAGAAACTGATGG CTCTTTTGCCGTGTCCACTTCCTGCCTTCTGGCCCTGCTCCGGCCCCAGCTCGCTGGGGGGAGTGAGGCCCTGTGCCCATG CAGGTTAAGCCAGAGCTTTGGGACCACTCAGCTCCGACAGTCCCCTGTGACCACCGGGCTGCCAGGCACACAGCCCTCTTTGCTGCTGG TTACCACTGGCCTGACCCGCTCAGCACCAGGTCCGGTCGTCCCCACCTTGGACCTGTGCTCCAGCCACCCCTGCCCGGTTGTCTGCTGCTCGTTGTCTACCCCCAGCCTGACCACTGCCCCTAGTCTTGGCCCCAGCTTTAACCCTGGCCGTGGCCTCAACCCCAGTCCCAGTCCCTCCGGCAACCGCTCAG GCCCCAGCCAGATGGCCCTGCTGCCAGTCACAAACATCAAAGCCAAATCCTGGAGCCTATCAGCCAATGGCATTGGCCACTCCAAACATCCAAAGAGCTCAGAGCCTCTGGCCAGCCCTGCAGTCCCCTTCTCTGGAGGGCAGGGCAAAGCCAAGAACAGCCCCAGCCTTAGTCTCCATGGTCGGACCCGCCGAGGGGCCTCCCAGCCTGGCCCGAGCCCTGCTCAGCCAACTCAGGCCCGGGGCCAGCCAG ACCCAGTGCCCTCCCTGACCTCCATCCAGGTGCTGGAGACTTCGATGCCCATCACTTCCCAGTACTGCGCTCCAGGAGATGCCTGCAG GCCTGGAAACTTCACCTACCACATCCCTGTCAGCAGCAGCACCCCACTGCACCTCAGCCTGACTCTGCAGATGAA CTCTTCGTTTCCCGTGTCTGTGGTGCTGTGCAGCCTGACGTCAAAGGAGGAGCCGTGTGAGGAGGGGGGCTTCCCCCAGAGCCTGCACACCTACCAAGACACCCAG gGCACTTCCCATCAGTGGCCAATAACTATCCTGTCTTTCCGAGAATTCACCTACCACTTCCGGGTGGCACTGCTG gATCAGGCCAACTGCAGTGCAGAGGCCCCTATCCGGCCAGCCACAGACTACTACTTCCATTTCTACCGGCTGTGTGACTGA
- the MYRF gene encoding myelin regulatory factor isoform X7, with product MEVVDETEALQRFFEGHDINGALEPSNIDTSILEEYISKEDASDLCFPDISAPASAASYPHGPPAIPGSSGGHHLSPPGGGPSPGRHGSLPAPSYSTPLNCNNNAMSGAPKPFLGASGPPIKAEPKAPYAPGTLPDSPPDSGSEAYSPQQVNDPHLLRTITPETLCHVGVPSRLEHPPPPPAHLPGPPPPPPHYPVLQRDLYMKAEPPMPPYAAMGQGLVPSDLHHTQQSQMLHQLLQQHGAELPTHPSKKRKHSESPPNTLNTQMLNGMIKQEPGTTTSLPPHPARAPSPPWPPQGPLSPGPSSLPLSIARVQTPPWHPPGAPSPGLLQDNDSLSGSYLDPNYQSIKWQPHQQNKWATLYDANYKELPMLTYRVDADKGFNFSVGDDAFVCQKKNHFQVTVYIGMLGEPKYVKTPEGLKPLDCFYLKLHGVKLEALNQSINIEQSQSDRSKRPFNPVTVNLPPEQVTKVTVGRLHFSETTANNMRKKGKPNPDQRYFMLVVALQAHAQNQNYTLAAQISERIIVRASNPGQFESDSDVLWQRAQVPDTVFHHGRVGINTDRPDEALVVHGNVKVMGSLMHPSDLRAKEHVQEVDTTEQLKRISRMRLVHYRYKPEFAATAGIEATAPETGVIAQEVKEILPEAVKDTGDMVFANGQTVENFLVVNKERIFMENVGAVKELCKLTDNLETRIDELERWSHRLAKLRRLDSLKSTGSSGAFSHAGSQFSRAGSVPHKKRPPKVASKSSSVVPDQACINQRFLQGTIIALVVVMAFSVVSMSTLYVLSLRTEEDLVETDGSFAVSTSCLLALLRPQLAGGSEALCPWLSQSFGTTQLRQSPVTTGLPGTQPSLLLVTTGLTRSAPGPVVPTLDLCSSHPCPVVCCSLSTPSLTTAPSLGPSFNPGRGLNPSPSPSGNRSGPSQMALLPVTNIKAKSWSLSANGIGHSKHPKSSEPLASPAVPFSGGQGKAKNSPSLSLHGRTRRGASQPGPSPAQPTQARGQPVSLLADPVPSLTSIQVLETSMPITSQYCAPGDACRPGNFTYHIPVSSSTPLHLSLTLQMNSSFPVSVVLCSLTSKEEPCEEGGFPQSLHTYQDTQGTSHQWPITILSFREFTYHFRVALLDQANCSAEAPIRPATDYYFHFYRLCD from the exons ATGGAGGTGGTGGACGAGACGGAGGCGCTGCAGCGCTTCTTCGAAG GCCACGACATCAACGGTGCCCTGGAGCCCTCCAACATAGACACCAGCATCCTGGAGGAGTACATCAGCAAGGAGGATGCCTCTGACCT CTGCTTCCCTGACATCTCTGCTCCAGCCAGTGCAGCCTCCTACCCCCACGGgcctccagccatcccaggctccaGCGGGGGCCACCACCTGAGCCCCCCTGGGGGTGGACCCTCCCCAGGGCGCCATGGCTCCCTCCCAGCCCCAAGCTACAGCACCCCGCTCAACTGCAACAATAATGCTATGAGTGGCGCTCCTAAGCCCTTCCTGGGGGCCTCTGGGCCCCCCATCAAGGCAGAGCCCAAGGCTCCCTATGCCCCAGG CACGCTGCCGGATTCTCCCCCAGACTCGGGCTCCGAGGCCTACTCCCCCCAGCAGGTGAATG ACCCCCATCTCCTGCGCACCATAACCCCCGAGACCCTGTGCCACGTGGGAGTGCCCTCCCGCCTAGAGCACCCGCCTCCACCTCCGGCCCACCTGCCgggccccccaccacccccgcctCACTACCCCGTCCTGCAGCGGGACCTGTACATGAAGGCCGAGCCCCCGATGCCCCCCTATGCCGCCATGGGGCAGGGGCTCGTGCCCAGCGATCTCCACCATACGCAGCAGTCCCAGATGCTACACCAGCTGCTACAGCAGCACGGAGCTGA gctccccacaCACCCCTCCAAGAAGAGGAAGCACTCCGAATCACCTCCCAACACCCTCAATACCCAGATGCTGAATGGAATGATCAAACAGGAGCCCGGGACCACCACGAGCCTGCCCCCACACCCAGCTCGCGCCCCATCACCCCCCTGGCCTCCCCAGGGCCCACTGTCACCTGGCCCCAGCTCCTTGCCCCTCAGCATCGCCCGGGTCCAGACGCCACCTTGGCAcccgccaggtgccccctcacCAG GTCTCCTGCAGGACAATGACAGCCTCAGCGGCTCCTACCTGGACCCCAACTATCAGTCCATCAAGTGGCAACCGCATCAGCAGAACAAGTGGGCCACGCTGTACGATGCAAACTACAAAGAGCT GCCAATGCTCACTTACCGTGTGGACGCTGACAAGGGCTTCAACTTCTCGGTGGGCGACGACGCCTTCGTGTGCCAGAAGAAAAACCACTTCCAGGTGACAGTGTACATCGGGATGCTGGGTGAGCCCAAGTATGTCAAGACACCTGAAGGCCTCAAGCCTCTTGACTGCTTCTACCTGAAACTGCATGGAGTGAAG ctgGAGGCCCTGAACCAGTCCATCAACATTGAACAGTCGCAGTCTGACCGGAGCAAGCGGCCCTTTAATCCGGTCAC GGTCAATCTGCCCCCTGAGCAGGTCACGAAGGTGACCGTGGGGCGCTTGCACTTCAGCGAGACCACTGCCAACAACATGCGCAAGAAGGGCAAACCCAACCCTGACCAGAG GTACTTCATGCTGGTGGTGGCCCTCCAGGCCCACGCACAGAACCAGAACTACACGCTGGCTGCCCAGATCTCAGAGCGCATCATCGTGAGG GCCTCCAACCCAGGCCAGTTTGAGAGTGACAGCGACGTGCTGTGGCAGCGGGCGCAGGTGCCTGACACCGTCTTCCACCATGGCCGCGTGGGCATCAACACGGACCGGCCCGATGAGGCGCTGGTGGTGCACGGCAACGTCAAGGTCATGGGCTCGCTCATGCACCCCTCGGATCTGCGGGCCAAGGAGCACGTGCAGGAG GTGGACACCACGGAGCAGCTGAAGAGGATCTCGCGCATGCGGCTGGTGCACTACAGATACAAGCCGGAGTTTGCAGCCACCGCAGGCATCGAGGCCACGGCGCCAGAGACAG GTGTCATCGCGCAGGAAGTGAAGGAGATCCTGCCTGAAGCCGTGAAGGACACTGGAGACATGGTCTTTGCCAATGGACAAACCGTAGAGAATTTCTTGGTGGTGAACAAG GAGCGCATCTTTATGGAGAACGTGGGTGCCGTGAAGGAGCTGTGCAAGCTGACGGACAACCTGGAGACGCGCATCGATGAGCTGGAGCGCTGGAGCCACAGGCTGGCCAAACTGCGGCGGCTGGACAGCCTCAAGTCCACCGGCAGCTCGGGCGCCTTCAG ccatgcagggagccagttCAGCCGGGCGGGCAGTGTGCCCCACAAGAAGAGGCCCCCCAAGGTGGCCAGCAAG TCATCCTCTGTGGTCCCAGACCAGGCCTGCATCAACCAGCGCTTCCTACAGGGAACCATTATTGCCCTGGTAGTGGTCATGGCCTTCAG CGTGGTGTCCATGTCGACACTGTATGTGCTGAGCCTGCGCACCGAGGAGGACCTGGTAGAAACTGATGG CTCTTTTGCCGTGTCCACTTCCTGCCTTCTGGCCCTGCTCCGGCCCCAGCTCGCTGGGGGGAGTGAGGCCCTGTGCCCATG GTTAAGCCAGAGCTTTGGGACCACTCAGCTCCGACAGTCCCCTGTGACCACCGGGCTGCCAGGCACACAGCCCTCTTTGCTGCTGG TTACCACTGGCCTGACCCGCTCAGCACCAGGTCCGGTCGTCCCCACCTTGGACCTGTGCTCCAGCCACCCCTGCCCGGTTGTCTGCTGCTCGTTGTCTACCCCCAGCCTGACCACTGCCCCTAGTCTTGGCCCCAGCTTTAACCCTGGCCGTGGCCTCAACCCCAGTCCCAGTCCCTCCGGCAACCGCTCAG GCCCCAGCCAGATGGCCCTGCTGCCAGTCACAAACATCAAAGCCAAATCCTGGAGCCTATCAGCCAATGGCATTGGCCACTCCAAACATCCAAAGAGCTCAGAGCCTCTGGCCAGCCCTGCAGTCCCCTTCTCTGGAGGGCAGGGCAAAGCCAAGAACAGCCCCAGCCTTAGTCTCCATGGTCGGACCCGCCGAGGGGCCTCCCAGCCTGGCCCGAGCCCTGCTCAGCCAACTCAGGCCCGGGGCCAGCCAG TCTCTCTCCTTGCAGACCCAGTGCCCTCCCTGACCTCCATCCAGGTGCTGGAGACTTCGATGCCCATCACTTCCCAGTACTGCGCTCCAGGAGATGCCTGCAG GCCTGGAAACTTCACCTACCACATCCCTGTCAGCAGCAGCACCCCACTGCACCTCAGCCTGACTCTGCAGATGAA CTCTTCGTTTCCCGTGTCTGTGGTGCTGTGCAGCCTGACGTCAAAGGAGGAGCCGTGTGAGGAGGGGGGCTTCCCCCAGAGCCTGCACACCTACCAAGACACCCAG gGCACTTCCCATCAGTGGCCAATAACTATCCTGTCTTTCCGAGAATTCACCTACCACTTCCGGGTGGCACTGCTG gATCAGGCCAACTGCAGTGCAGAGGCCCCTATCCGGCCAGCCACAGACTACTACTTCCATTTCTACCGGCTGTGTGACTGA